The genomic window TATAAATATCTGACAGCAACGCCGAACGAGAACGCTGATTTAACCATGAAAATACTGTTAATTGCACTACGTAATAGGGCAAAAAGAAATACAGCAATTCGGTAGGGGCGGCTTTAAGAGGAACAACCCCTAAAAACGAATAGGCTAAAGGTATAATCAGGAATCCTCCACGAGATATGCTGGTAAACCAATGCAGCAAACCTTCTAGATGTCCTAATCTTTGTAAAGGTCGCAGTCCGGGGATAGTCAAAGGATTAGCTTTAATAAAAAATGCTTGCAACGTTCCCCTTCCCCAACGCAATCGCTGTAGAGCATGGGCTGCTATATTCTCCGCAGCTAAACCAGCACTTAATTTTTCATCTAGATAAACTAAGCGATATCCTAGAGCAGATATCCGAATGCCTGTAAAATAATCCTCACTTACGGAATCGGTGACAAAACCTCCGACAGCTTCAAGGGCGCTGCGCCGGACAACAAAAGACGTTCCCGAACAAACAACACTACCCGCAGCATCGCGAATCGGCTGAATTTGTCTGTAAAATACTTCTTCTTCCGGCGCTAGGACATTCTCTAAGCCTAAATTACGGGCAATGGGATCGATATTGTAAAAACTCTGCGGAGTTTGAACAAGGGCTATTTTCTGATCTTGAAAAAATCCCACTGTGCGAGTTAAAAAGTTTTTAGTGGGGACAAAATCTGCATCAAAAACAACAATTAACTCCCCGTTAGTTTGGGGAAGAGCGTGATTTAGGTTTCCGGCTTTAGCATAAAGATTGTCAGGACGGGTTAGATACTCGCAACCTAATTCTAATGCCAGTTGTTTCATTGGTGAACGTCTAGTATCATCAAGCAGATATATTTTTTTATCAGTGTAATTAATAGCTTGACAGCCGATTATAGTACGGCGCACGATAAATTCTGGCTCGTCATAAGTGGGAATTAAAATATCAACAGATGGATAAAAGCTACCATCTAAAACCTGCAACGTTAAAGAATCTGCTTCACGCTGGCGATTTTTGACTCTCAGCATCAAAAATAACTGGAGTGTGGCATTTACAAGCAGCAACATTTCTAGAAAAAATAAACCTAAACTAAAGAAGCCATTTAGGGGGTCAGCTACATTTAAAGTAGAAAGACTTCGCCATAAAATATAACGAATGGTCAAACCCAACAAAATGCACACTACTAGCACCCGCGACCAAGTTTGGGGTTGAGGAGAAATTTTTATTACAGCGATCGCGATTAAAAATAGCATTATCGTAGGTGCGAGTAAATATTTTCCCGCTACCATTGGTGCTTCTAGCCACATCGGCGGGTTATCTTGCATTAACTGAATTTGGGTAAAAATTTGCTGAATTGTCCCTAACCCTGCAAACCAAGCTGCAACCCCCGCACCAGATACAAATACAATACCCAATAGCAGTATCGTTGCCAGTTGCGGCTGCATAAACTGCTGTGGGCGATCGCGATTGTTTAAAGCTTTTTTACTAAGATTAGAATTTTTCATATTATGATTTTTATCCTATTTGAAATTTAATATAATCAGGAAACTACAATACGTCGGATTAATTCGTCACTTTTTTTTAAGGTTAGTACCGAAATGAAACTTAAGTAGGTTAATCGAGTCGCTTTACTCGGCTTTAGAGAGTAACAAACTGACTTATAAATTCTCTAATCACGCAACACATACCCCACACTACGAATAGTTTGAACTAAACGCTGTTCGCCCGTTGCTTCCAACTTTAAACGCAGATAACGAACATAAACTTCAATAATATTGGAATTGCCCATAAAGTCATAACCCCAGACTTTTTCTAAGATGCGATCGCGCGTAATCACTTGCCGAGGATGCAATAACAAATATTCTAGTAAATCGAACTCTTTAGCGGTTAATTCAATTAATCTTGCGCCGCGATAAACTTGCCGCGATCGCCGATTTAAACTAAGGTCTGCAAACTCTAGCATATCTGCGTCTACTTCTTGCCCTGGCCTCAGCCGGGCGCGGATTCTGGCTAACAATTCTTCAATACTAAAAGGCTTAACTAAATAATCGTCTGCACCTGCGTCTAAACCAGCAACGCGATCGCTTACTTCGTCTTTTGCTGTTAATAATATAATTGGGACTTTATCCCCCGTAGTCCGCAAGCGGCGACAAATTTCGATCCCCGATAACCCCGGTAACATCCAATCTATTATAATTAAGTCAACTTGCAATTCTCGCGCTGCGGTCAATCCCGCTACGCCGTCATAGACTACACTAATTTCGTAGCCTTCATAACCTAGTTCTAATTGAATAAACTTAGCTAATTTAATTTCGTCTTCTACGAGCAGAATATGTGCTGTCATAAGTTATGCCGCACTGGGTAAAGTTACCGTAAAAGTGCTACCTTCTCCTAGTTTGGATCGGACTGTAATGCTACCGCCCATACTATCAACCAAAGTTTTCACAATCGATAGACCCAAACCGCAGCCACCAGTAAAACGATTGCGGGCTTCATCGACGCGGTAAAAACGCTCAAAAATAAGATGTTGTTGTGACAAAGGAATGCCCAAACCGCGATCGCAAACATGAATTAAGGCACTTTCTGCTTTTAAATCTAATACTACAGCAATCGCAAAGTGCGGGTCGGAATACTTAACGGCGTTATCAATCAAATTTGTCAATACTTGTTTAAGGCGGCTGCGATCGGCTTTAACTAAAATTTGTTCGTAAGCAGCCTCTAAAGTAATAATCCGATCGGTATGTTGCATTGCCATTGCCGCTACTTCTACAACTAAATCGTTTAAAACTAATGATTCAAGATGAATATGCAAGTAACCAGCATCTGCCCTAGCTAAATCGAGCAAGTCTTGCAATAAACGGATAGTGCTTTCTGCTTCGGTTGCAGCAGTTTCTAGAGCTTCTCGCTGGGTCTGTGTTAAATTAGTTTCGCGTTTGAGGACGCTTTGCAAATAACCATGCACGATTGTTAAAGGTGTACGCAATTCATGGGAAACATTACCGACAAATTGGCGCTGTTGCTCCCACGCCTCGGATAATCGATCTAACATCATGTCACAGGTACGGGCTAACTCTTTTACTTCTGTAGGGGCGCGGTTGAGGTGCAAGCGGGCTTGACTGAGATCATTTACAGATATGGTTTCAGCTAGTTGACTAATACGGCGCAATGGTTGCAGGGATTTTTTAATGTATATTGCGATCGCAATGGTAATAATTATTAAAGCAATTAAGCTAACAATCCCCAAACTTTGAACTAGAGATGAAAACATCTGTTGCTCATAAGAAATATCTTGCGCTACAAATAATAATCCTAGTTGCTGCCCCTTAACTTGTAAAAATTTGCCGCATACTACAAAATAGCGATCGCCAATCTTGTACACTCTGGTACTCAGAGGCGATCGCATTAACGACATCAATTTAATGGAAGCAACATCATTGGGAACTAAGTTTTCTCCTGAGTTAGTCCCATCCTTATGCTTGACCCATATCAAAGTTTTACCTGTGCTACGGTTAGCGATCGCCTTTTGCAGCCCTATTTCTAAAGAAAACATTTCGCTATAAACTTCTACGTCACCTGGCAAACGCTCGGCAATTTGCTCTATATTCTGCTTGTGACCATCAATTAAAATTTGCTGCATTTTCCACGTTGTCCACAGAGCAATACTACCCACTCCTATAGCAAAAGCCGCAGTGATGCCAATAGTGAGCCGCACTTGTAAGGAAAAAGGATCTATTTTCTGCCAAATTTGTTTTATTTTCTGCACTGCTACTCTATAAATTTCTATCCTTTTGGTGGTGGGCTAGGACAAGTCTTGTTAGCAAAGTCACACTGATAAATATAAGGCTCTTGCCAGCTTAGAGGAATTTGTAATAAGTCTCGCGTCCCAGTCAATCCTTGTCCGATAAATAGTAGTAAGGCAATGCAGTTTAATACGGTGTGAACTATGCGCCAACGATGGGATTTGTCTTTATAAATAGATGGTGCGATCGCCAAGGAAAAAATCATCAATAACGCCGCTACAATTCCAATATAGTAATGCGACCAGTACCACTCGTTTGAAAGCCTGTAAACTCCATCTTGGCAGCCTAAAATAACTAATCCTGCACCTGCTAAAGTCGCAAATACAGCCCGCCATTTTTTTTCTCTCGATTTGTAAAGAAATACCAAAGAGGCAATTGTAGCAACGAACATTAGTCCAATAAATGCTACTTGAAAGGAGTTTTTACTAACTAAATCCTTAGACAAAATGTTTTTAATAATTGGGTGAGCGATTCCCAATAAAGCAATTCCGACAACAGTAGAAGTTAGCCAATTTCCCAAGCGATTATGTTCTGCACCAACTACAGGGGGAATTTTGCTTTTACCCTCAGCTTTTGTTTGTAAGCGGCGCTGACGAGTTTGCCATGCGAGGTTAATTACCATACCAATGAGCGGAAAAACAAAGAAAACTGCGATCGCTGGATGCAATAAAGTAAAAGCGTCTTTGAGTTCTACCATCCGAAACCTCAGTGTAAAAATAGAATTTGACCGACACGTTCTAACTGTGAAAGGAAAGCAATGTTATCGGGAGTGCGGATAGGTGATGAGCTACCCGCGATCGCACTTTAAATATGTATGATTAACGCTGGGCTGTAGATGTTGTGGGTAACAAAGCATAGCCAAAAGTAGCATTAAACATTCGACACCATATAGCTACCGTGCGAAAGTTTGCCAAATTAATATTATTGGGAATCTCATAACGTTGAGTACCGCTAACTTTTTGTAAGCGGCTGAGAGTAACATAATCAGGCTTTTTTAAACCACCTTTTGGTAATGTAGCATCGCGGTGGAGGATAACGTGCAAGTCTGGACCCATATCTGACTTAAAGGTTTTGTCAAATACTAGGTAGCGTTTACCCTTTTCGTTAAAAATACTGACCGCTCCTTGAGTAGGATGTTCTGCGGCAACAAACATTTCAGTTTTTTGTTTAGATATTACCCCATCGTTCATTTTTGGAGAAGACATTTCTCCAGCGTGTGCTAATAGTTGATGAGAAGGCAATCCACTTACACCGAGGACAAGAGCAGTAGCAACACTAAATACCAAATATTTCAGTTTCATGGTTTTAAATTTCCGAAATAACTTACTTTCATACTGTATAAGATCCCAGTAGGTGCAAAATTAATCAGGGTTAAGAAGCGGATTCAATAATACTCATGCTTTTCTCAGTAAATTCTCATTTAACTACTGAGTTTAGCCGTCCCAAAAGTAGCATTATAAAGAGCGACACCAAATCACCGCCGATTGATAGTTTTCTAGCTTAATATTTTGAGGAATAGCATAACGTTGGCTGCCGCTATACTTTTGTGAACGATTAACAGTGATACCAATTCTTTATAAAGCTGCGCTAAACAAAGCTTCAAGGATGAAATCATCAGAAGTGAGAGAAGCAATCGTTTCTGGTCTAATACTAAATCCGGTTCAGGTATCCTATGAATTTGTCAAGCGCAACTAAACTAATGATAGTTTGTTAAATTTTTAATTTCTCCCTGCATAGTGCTGAGAATCTTACAACGCTTTATTAACAGTTTTTCAATTTCATCAATTGTCTCAAAATGCCTATTAACCAAAGGTTCATCAACTATCGTTTTACTATTTTCCAGCACATTGAGAAATGGTGGGAAATTATTTTTTGTATACACAATGATAAGTTTAAATTCTCCAGCTTTTTTAAACTTGAATAAATCCCTGACAATTGAAATAGAAACCCATAACAATCGCGCTGATAACTTTGCTAATCATAAACTATGGAATTATGAGGGCGGATGGAAAAATACGTTAAATAATCTACGTCTAATTCTCCAACCGCTCTTAGTATTTTGGTTGATTTATCTCTGGCTAGATATTTTTCCCAATTCCAATTTATTGCTAGGATTCAATCACTTAATTGCCAAGATGAATCAATTTAAACACTTTTATGCTTCTGGATAATTTCATTTATTTATTATTCGTTAACCCCGGAAACTGACAGAGGAGGGTAAGTGCTGGATACGGCTAGAAATCCAATTACTTAACGCTCAAAAATTAAAGAGAGAAAATACAACATTTTCTCTCTTTAAGCGATTTATAGCGAAAGCAATCGCTACTGGGTTGCTTAACTATTAAGCTTTTTGGCCATCAATTGATTAGTTACCTTTGGATCGGCGCGTCCTCCTGTTTGTTTAATTACTTGTCCAACAAAGAAGCCAAGTAATTTAGTTTTGCCGTTGCGGTATTGCTCTAATTCCTTGGGATTGGCGGCGACAACTTGCTCAATAATTGCCTCCAATTCCCCGGTATCAGAAATTTGAATCAAACCTTTGCTTTCCACTAACTCTTTAGCCGAACCGCCTTTGGTTAGCAATTCTGGCAAAATATCTTTAGCAATTTTGCCGCTAATTGTTCCCGATTCAATTAAACCAATTAATTCTGCAAGCGTTGTAGGTAAGAGAGCAATTTCGGTAATACTGAGTTTATTTTGATTCAAATAACCAGCAATATCGCCCATAATCCAGTTGGCGGCAAATTTGGCATTAGCACCCGCATTAATTGCGCTTTCAAAGTATTCAGCAACGGCTCTTTCATCGGTCAAAACTCGCGCATCGTAGGCGGAAAGCTGCATATCGCTTTCGTAACGGTGGCGTTTGGCGGCGGGAAGTTCGGGTAATTGACTTCGCCATAATTCTAAAGTAGCTAATGGTACTTCAATCGGAGCTAAATCTGGTTCGGGAAAATAGCGGTAGTCGCTAGAACCTTCTTTGACACGCATACTAATTGTACGTTGGCTGCCTTCTTCCCACAGCCTTGTTTCCATAATAATCCGCTCCCCGGCTTCTATGGCTTTGGTTTGGCGTTCAATTTCGTATTCAATCGCTCGTTGAATAGCATTAAACGAGTTCATGTTTTTGATTTCTACTTTTGTCCCAAACTCTTTTTGTCCTACCGGACGCACGGAGATATTAACATCGCAACGCAGAGAGCCTTCCTGCATATTGCCATCGCTGACACCCAAATACAGCATGATTCGGCGCAATTCTTGGGCGTATTCCGCCGCTTCAACGCCGGATGTCATATCTGGTTCAGAAACAATTTCAACAAGCGGTACACCCGTGCGATTATAGTCTACCAATGAGTAAGTAGAACCAGATAAGCGATCGCTTCCCCCATGAACTAGCTTGCCTGCATCTTCTTCCATATGCAAACGAGTAATGCCGATTTTTTTTCTGATCGGATTGCCATCCGCATCAACTAATTCAATCTCTAGATAGCCATGTTCGGCGATTGGCAGGTCGAATTGAGAAATTTGGTAGTTTTTGGGTAAATCGGGGTAAAAATACTGTTTGCGGTCGAATTTGCTATAAGGGGCAATTTGGCTATTTAAGGCAAGTCCCGCTTTAACGGCGTATTCAAGGACGCGCTCGTTTAGAACGGGTAATACGCCGGGATAACCCATACAAACAGGACAAATATTTGTATTTGGTGGCGTACCAAATTCGGTAGAACAGTTACAAAAAACCTTAGTGTTTGTTTTTAGCTGACAGTGGGTTTCTAAGCCAATTACAGCTTCATATTTAGTTTTAACAGGGGTAGCAGTAGTCATATTTTTATTTTAGCTAATTACGGAATAATACATATTTTGCTTGCGATCGCGCTACTTAAGCGCTACATCTATACAAGTTAACAAAGGTTTTTCATGTCTTGGGTAAAAAATCTCGTACCCGTCCTTACGGTGCTTTGCTGTACAACTATCGCCACCACTGCAAACGCCGATTCCTTTGACCAAGATGTATCGCAATTTATCTCTAAGGAAGGTACGATTATCTACCTAGGAACGGGGGTAGTTTTACCTTTGATCTTAGATGGCAAAAATGGTAAAAACCAGTCTTTAAGGGTAGTAGATTCCCTCGGTACGAGCTTGCTTGTGTGCGAAGGATTAAAGGTTGTAACCGATGTCAAACGTCCTGATTCTGAGGAGCGCGATAGTTTTCCTAGCTGTCATGCAACCTTAGCTTTTGCGGTGGCAACAATGCAAAGTGAGTTTCAGCCTAAATATACGTTGCTTTGGTATGCGGGGGCAAGTGCGATCGCCTATTCGCGGGTAAATCTCAATCGTCACCGTTGGACAGAAGTATTAGCAGGTGCGGCAATTGGTTACGGCATTGCTAAATTAGAATTGAGTCAACCCAACGGACTAATTTTGTTTCCTTTAATTGGTAGCGATGACGAAGGGGGAACAATTGTAGGTTTGCAGATGAGTAAGTCTTTTTAGGATGGGTAATGGGGAAGTTTTTTAACTAGCTTTTGTTGCTACGCCAATAATATGCGGGGTAACTAGAGGAACTGGTGCTTGAAAGTCTTGGTAATCCACCTTTGCAAAACCAGCATTTTTGATAGCGAGTCCAGTTTCTCGATTGGGATTGCAACCATCGCCGATTACATTCCAAACTGGCTTAACTGTATTTTGTACCTGGCGCAAAAAAGTACCCTGTGGTGCAGCAACGTGTTCAATAAATAAAAAGCGTCCTCCAGGCTTCAGAACTCTTAAAACTTCCTGCAATGTCTTGTCTAAATTAGGTACAGAACATAAAACTAAGGTACTGACAACGGTATCAATGCTATTATCTTGCGCCTCTAGCTGTTCGGCGGAAATTGTTTGAATCTCAACGCTTAAACCTAATTTTTCGGCGTTTTTTTGCAAATAAGAGTGCATAAATGGATTAGGTTCAACTCCAATCCATTTAATATCGGTTGGATAGTAAGCAGCATTAGCGCCCGTACCTGCGCCAATTTCTAATACAGTGCCGTGTAAGTCTGTAAACAGAGATTGTTTGCGATCGCGTATCTTTTTTTCGTACTCCGCCGTACCATTTGCCATTAGCCAAGCAAATACTCGTTTGTACCAGCCAGGAGAAGAATTTTCACTAATCATGTTTGCATTGTAGGTATTGTAGAGACGTTCCGGTGGAACGTCTCTATCATGGTTAGGTTTTAACAAAAGCATCAAGCGTGAAGATTTGCTTGTTCCAGCAACCAAGGATCGACGGGTTCGCCATCGCGGCGACTTAGTTGGACTTCTACAACCATTACCTCTTTAGATCCTGGTGGCGCGGGTTTTTGCAGAAATTTAATATTGTAATCTGCCGGGTTATGATTGCGCTCAGTAAGCCAATCTTGGACTTTTGTAGTTGCAAATAATGATTGCCCTTGTTCAAACATTCGGGTAATCTGCATTTGGAGCGTGTAAGGATTTAATCTACCCATAATTTCCTCTAAAGTTAATCGGGATTGATGCCTAATTCTCGAAGTTTAGCGGCTAGTTGCTGCGATCGCACTTTTTCAAGTTTTAATTCCTGCTGCGATCGTTCTAACTCCTGCTGCGCTTGTTCTTTAGCAAGGTTTTCTTGTTCTCTTGAAGTTGCTAGTTCTACATAAGTCGCAAATTTTTCCCCATCTGGTCGATATAGTTGCAACTCTGTACCCAGCATATTAAATTTAATCTTTAATCTAGGGCTAACCCAATCTAGCATTTGGTCAATTACGTCTAATCGCCCGTCACGACGCAACCAGCCGCTTAAATCGCCCTTATCGGGGTCGTATAGATAATATTCTTCAGCGCCATAGCGATCGTAAAATACGAGCTTTTTATCTAATCTTGTCTGCGTGTTTCCAGGGGAACGAACTTCAAATACTACCTGGGGTGCAATATTTGCTTCTTTCCATTGTTGATACGAACCGCGATCGCCTTTTGGTCTACCCATAATTACCATAGCGTCTGGTGCGGCGCGGATAACGTTGTTACCTTCTACGGGATACCACAGCAAATCTCCGGCGATAAAGACATTATCATCGTTCTTAAATAGCCATTCCAAGCCTTCTTTAATCGTCACTATCCAGCGAAATTGCTTGGTATTATCTGACATTGGTTCGCCGTCGCAATCTGGATAAATTATTTCTGTTTGATTGGTAGTTTGTGTAACCATTGCCTTACTCCTTCATACAACGCATACAAACCGGAAATATAGTTATAAGTGCGATCGCTTCAAACAAAACTTGAAATTGGGAAGCAGTCAAAGCAAATCCCCAAACTAGAAAAATTGCGCCTCCTATTACCGCACCAAGCCGATAAATTTCATCTTTTGTTCTCAAACCTAGCCAAACAATACTTAGCCCAAGTCCCAGTAAAATTAGATTCATAATTTAAGGTTGGCTGAGAGTAGCTTTTAGTTGAGTACGGGCATATTCTAGTGCTTCTGGTAATTTACTTGCGTCCCTTCCTCCAGCTTGAGCGAAGTTTGGTCTTCCACCGCCACCACCGCCACAAATTTTAGCGATTTCGCCTACAAATTTACCTGCTTGCAATCCTTTCTTATTCACATCAGGACTAAAAGCCGCAACTAAGCTAACTTTGTCGATTTCGGGAACAGAACCTAATACTACTGCGCCTTTGCCGATTTTTTGCAATAGCCTTTCCGCCGCAATTTTTAAAGAGTCTGGCTCAACTTCGCCAATTTGAGCAACAATAATTTTGTAGTCGCCGATAGTTTGCGCTTCTGTTAGTAAAGTTTCAGATTTATGTAAGGTTAGTTCGGCTTTGAGTGCTTCTAGTTGCTTTTGAGCGGTTTTTAGTTCCGTTTGTAAAACTGTAACTCGCATTGGCAATTCTTCGGGTTTTACTTTAAAGAATCCGCTTAGTTCCCTAACTACTTTATCGCGGACGTTTAAGTAATCCAATACCGCCGCTCCTGCAACGGCTTCTATTCTCCTTACTCCTGATGAAATCCCGGTTTCGGAAACTATCTTAAATACGCCGATTTCCGCCGTATTTCGCACGTGAGTACCGCCGCATAATTCCATTGATACGCCCGGAAAATCTATAACTCTTACGACATCGCCGTACTTTTCCCCAAACATAGCGATCGCACCTTTTGCTTTAGCCTCTGCAATTGGTAGTATTTCTATATCTGCATGATGGGCTTCAGCTATCCAGGTATTTACTTGCGCTTCTATTTGCTGCAACTCATCCGGGGTTATTGGACGCGGACAATTGAAGTCAAAACGCAGCCTATCAAAAGCTACCAATGAACCCGCTTGAGAAATAGAAGGATCGACAATCTTTTTTAAAGCTGCTTGCAATAAGTGAGTAGCAGTATGATTTGCTTGGGCGCGGAGACGACAAGCGCGATCGATTTGGGCGGTTAAGGGATCGCCTACGTGCAGTGTACCGCGTTCAATTCGTCCGTAATGAATGTAGATACCCGATTGCTGCTTAACGTCATTAATAGCTACTACTACACTATCTCCAGACAAGTAACCGCGATCGCCTATTTGTCCGCCCGATTCGGCGTAAAATGGAGTTTGATCTAACAATACTTGTACTTCGCTTCCAGCTTCTGCTGCTTCTACTTGCTGACCGTTAGCAATCAATGTCATAACTTGAGCAGGGGTTGAAGGCTGAGTGTAGCCGAGAAACTGCGTTGCATTAATTCCCGATGCTAGTTGATTGAGAGAGTTTGCAGTTAAATCAATAGTTTCATGCGCTCCTTTAGAAGTACCGATTTGAATCTCCATCTCCTCCTCAAAGCCTTCTACATCAACCTTTATCCCGTGTTCGGCGGCAATTTCTTGAGTAAGTTCTAAGGGGAATCCGTGCGTATCGTAAAGAATAAAAGCATCTTTACCAGAAATCTCTTTAGGGGATTTAGCTAATATATCTGCTAATAATTTTTCGCCTTTAGTTAGAGTTTTGAGAAAATTCGCTTCTTCTCGTTGCAGTTCATTTTTAATTACAGTCTCTTTGGTGCGAACATTGGGGTAAGCTTCTTCAGAAAGAGCGATCGCACTTTGGGCAACAAGAGTTGTAAACTCTCCTTGTATGCCAATTAATCGCCCGTGACGTACTACCCGACGAATCAAGCGGCGCAATATATAACCCCGTCCCACGTTAGACGCGGTAATGCCATCAGCGATCATATGCACTACAGCGCGGATATGATCGCCAATTACTTTGAGAGATATTTTAGTTTGTTCGTCACTTTGAACGTAATCAATCCCGGCAATTTCCGCCGCCGTTTTCACAATTGGCTTAATTAAATCAGTTTCGTAGTTATTCGGGACTTGCTGAAGAATTTGCGCCATCCTTTCAAGTCCCATCCCCGTATCAATATTTTTGTTTTGCAACGGGGTCAAATTGCCTTCTACATCCCGGTTGTACTGCATAAATACCAGGTTGTAAAACTCAATAAACCGCGTATCGTCTTCTAAATCTATATTCTCATCGCCGTGTTCGGGGTGAAAGTCGTAATATATCTCCGAACAAGGGCCGCAAGGGCCTGTAGGGCCAGATACCCAAAAGTTATCATCCGATCCCATCCGCTTGATTCTTGCTTCCACAACGCCGATTTTGTCGCGCCAAATAGCAAAAGCTTCGTCATCGTCTTCAAAAACGCTGACAACTAAGTTTTCGGGTTTTAGTCCAAATACTTGTGTTGATAATTCCCATCCCCAAGCGATCGCTTGTTCCTTAAAATAATCTCCAAAGCTAAAATTGCCCAGCATCTCAAAAAATGTATGATGCCTAGCTGTACGCCCGACATTTTCAATATCATTGGTACGGATGCACTTTTGAGAAGTAGTCGCCCGTTTATACTCCGACTGTCTTTGTCCTAAAAAAATTGGCTTAAATTGCAACATCCCGGCGATCGTTAGCAGTACCGTCGGATCTTCTGGTACAAGGGAAGCACTAGGTAAAATTTGATGCTGTTTATTAGCATAAAAGTCCAGAAATTTTGTCCGAATGTCGTTACCGCTAAGATACTGGGGATTTGCAGCCATAAAACTTTAATTGGTTTAAATAATATATAGATATTTTACAATAGCGAAAAAGTGCGATCGCGCTTTTTTGATTATCCAACTGCGGGGTAATGAGAAATCGCACCTCTAAGCCTTAGAATTAAAGCCTGAAATATACCCAAATGATTTACTATGGCGCTCAAACTCAAAGTTCCTAATATCATGTGTGCTGGCTGTGGCGAAACAATTACTGATTCTATCCATACGATGGAACCCGATGCCAAAATTGATGTCGATGTTCAAGCAAAAACTGTCACCGTAGAATCTGCGGCTTCCGAAGAAACTATCAAGCAAGCTATTGTCGCCGCAGGCTTTACCGTCGAAGGCTATCAACACGGCTAACTTTTTTCCATAAAATAAAGAGACGCTTACAAAAACGTCTCTTTATCAATTATTGTGCTTACTCTATTTCTTCGGAGAAATTAACATCATCATATTGCGCCCTTCTTTTTTGGGTGCTTGCTGCACTTCTCCAAAAGTCTGTAAATCTGTCGCCATACGCTTTAGCAACGTTTCGGCTAGGTCGCTATGCTGAATTTCTCGCCCGCGAAACATGACCGTTGCTTTTACCTTGTCGCCGTCTTTAAGGAAACGCTCGGCTTGATTTATCCGCACCTTGTAATCATGCTCCTCAATTTTGTAGCGCATTTTTACTTCTTTTACGTCGGCGGTATGCTGCTTTTTCCTCGCCTCTCGCGCTTTCTTCTCTTGCTCAAATTTATATTTGCCGTAGTCCATAATTCGGCAAACTGGCGGTTCGGCTTTGTCGCTCAACAATACTAAGTCTAGCCCTCTTTCTTCGGCAATTGTCATCGCCTCCGTAGGGGTAATAATGCCTAGCTGCGCCCCGTCA from Synechocystis sp. PCC 7509 includes these protein-coding regions:
- a CDS encoding heavy-metal-associated domain-containing protein, giving the protein MALKLKVPNIMCAGCGETITDSIHTMEPDAKIDVDVQAKTVTVESAASEETIKQAIVAAGFTVEGYQHG
- the infC gene encoding translation initiation factor IF-3, translated to MIEKRRTRDLPQINERIRFPEIRVIDSDGAQLGIITPTEAMTIAEERGLDLVLLSDKAEPPVCRIMDYGKYKFEQEKKAREARKKQHTADVKEVKMRYKIEEHDYKVRINQAERFLKDGDKVKATVMFRGREIQHSDLAETLLKRMATDLQTFGEVQQAPKKEGRNMMMLISPKK